A single window of Hylaeus volcanicus isolate JK05 chromosome 8, UHH_iyHylVolc1.0_haploid, whole genome shotgun sequence DNA harbors:
- the LOC128880733 gene encoding endothelin-converting enzyme homolog isoform X3 — MSVKMMMYKQAEFEDEDSSSIGSVALNSEGISTSATHIRYRSVRFKGTSLWRARSTLERCLFIICIGLLLMVVLLSIVISSKNGWDEAQILHVTSHGEDGTHCLTKHCVTVAASSINSIDWSVDPCDDFYEYACGGWIKKNPIPDGNSMWGTFDKLKQENELVLKNILEKPLNNMKSKAERKAKYYFMSCMDANDTIETLGAKPMLDLLDSIGGWNISGKFNLSSWSLQNSMQLLQNVYNMDGLFTWAVNEDDRNSTRHIIQIDQGGLTLPTADNYLNVTENSKVLLAYLDYMTKIGVLLGGEKNATRVQMLEVIDFETKLAKIMTPLEERRDEEKLYNPMTLNELQRKAPFMSWVDYFQNATRLVNKKISSDATIVNFAPEYFVKLSKLVLEYNKTDAGKVILNNYLVWQTVRPLTGCLSKPFRDAYKGLRKALIGSEGREEQWRYCVSDTDNAMGFAIGAMFVRDVFHGRSKPMAEQMIDQVRQAFTKNLKNLDWMDAETRQAAEEKANAITDMIGFPNFILDPNQLDDLYRDLYIKQNEYFQNTIRVNKYNLRKNLEKLDQPVNKTTWIMTPPTVNAYYRPTKNQMVLPAGILQSPFYDMENPSSLNFGGIGVVMGHELTHAFDDQGREYDLHGNLNQWWNNATIERFKNRTECFVEQYNSFEIHGRHVNGRQTLGENIADNGGLEAAYHAYLTTPKSYKDQLPLPGLNLTHRQLFFLNFAQVWCSAATSEAIVLQIEKDSHCPAKFRVIGPLSNLPEFATEFNCPKGSRMNPVHKCEVW, encoded by the exons ATGTCGGTGAAG ATGATGATGTATAAGCAGGCGGAGTTTGAGGACGAGGACAGCAGCAGCATCGGGTCCGTAGCTCTCAACAGCGAGGGCATCAGCACGTCCGCGACTCATATTAGATATCGTTCGGTACGTTTCAAG GGGACGTCGCTGTGGAGAGCGAGAAGCACGCTGGAGAGATGCCTGTTTATCATTTGCATCGGCCTATTGCTGATGGTCGTGTTGCTGTCGATAGTTATCAGCAGCAAGAACGGCTGGGACGAGGCGCAGATACTTCACGTGACTTCCCACGGAGAAG ACGGCACGCACTGCCTGACGAAACATTGCGTGACGGTAGCTGCGTCCAGTATAAACAGTATAGATTGGTCCGTCGATCCGTGCGATGATTTCTACGAGTACGCCTGCGGTGGATGGATAAAAAAGAACCCTATACCGGATGGGAACAGCATGTGGGGAACATTCGACAAACTGAAGCAAGAAAACGAGTTGGTGCTCAAGAACATTCTTG agaaaccgCTAAACAATATGAAGTCGAAGGCTGAGAGAAAGGCCAAGTATTACTTCATGTCCTGTATGGACGCGAACGATACCATCGAGACCCTCGGTGCGAAGCCTATGCTCGACTTGTTGGATTCTATTGGTGGCTGGAACATCTCTGGGAAATTCAATCTGAGCTCGTGGTCTTTGCAGAACAGCATGCAACTTCTGCAAAACGTTTACAACATGGACGGTTTATTTACATGGGCGGTGAACGAGGACGATCGAAATAGTACCAGGCACATTATACAA ATCGATCAGGGAGGTCTGACTTTGCCAACCGCTGACAATTACTTGAACGTTACCGAGAACAGCAAAGTGTTGCTTGCCTATCTAGACTACATGACGAAG ATCGGCGTGCTGCTAGGTGGCGAGAAGAACGCGACCAGGGTACAGATGCTCGAGGTGATCGATTTCGAGACGAAGCTGGCCAAGATCATGACGCCTCTGGAGGAACGTAGGGACGAAGAAAAGCTTTACAACCCGATGACGTTGAACGAGCTTCAACGTAAAGCACCTTTC ATGTCTTGGGTGGACTACTTTCAAAACGCGACGCGTTTAGTCAACAAGAAGATCAGCAGCGACGCGACGATCGTCAACTTCGCACCGGAATATTTTGTCAAGTTGTCGAAACTCGTGCTGGAGTACAACAAGACGGACGCTGGAAAAGT AATACTGAATAACTACCTGGTTTGGCAGACCGTGAGGCCCCTGACGGGGTGCTTGTCGAAGCCCTTCCGTGACGCTTACAAGGGCCTCAGGAAAGCCTTGATCGGCTCGGAGGGCCGCGAGGAGCAGTGGCGTTATTGCGTCAGCGATACGGACAACGCGATGGGCTTTGCGATCGGCGCCATGTTCGTACGAGACGTCTTCCACGGGAGGAGCAAACCCATG GCGGAGCAGATGATCGATCAGGTACGGCAAGCTTTCACGAAAAACTTGAAGAATCTCGATTGGATGGACGCGGAGACCAGGCAAGCCGCCGAGGAGAAAGCGAACGCCATCACCGATATGATCGGTTTCCCAAATTTCATACTGGACCCCAATCAGCTGGACGACCTTTACAGAGATTTGTACATTAAGCAGAACGAATACTTTCAGAATACCATACGGGTGAACAAGTATAATTTACGAAAGAACCTGGAGAAGCTCGATCAGCCCGTGAACAAGACCACTTGGATCATGACGCCGCCCACCGTGAACGCTTATTACAGGCCTACCAAAAATCAAATGGTCCTACCCGCTGGTATCCTACAGAGTCCGTTCTATGACATGGAGAACCCTAGTAGCTTAAATTTCGGTGGTATAGGAGTCGTCATGGGCCACGAGCTGACTCACGCGTTCGACGATCAAG GAAGGGAATACGATTTACACGGGAACTTGAATCAGTGGTGGAACAACGCGACGATAGAAAGGTTCAAAAATAGAACGGAATGTTTCGTAGAACAGTACAACAGCTTCGAGATACACGGTCGGCACGTGAACGGACGGCAGACTTTGG GAGAAAATATTGCCGACAACGGAGGCCTCGAAGCAGCGTACCACGCGTACCTCACGACGCCTAAAAGCTACAAGGATCAGCTACCATTACCTGGTCTCAATCTAACGCATCGTCAGCTGTTCTTTCTGAATTTTGCTCAG GTCTGGTGTTCAGCTGCAACGTCCGAGGCGATTGTTCTCCAAATCGAGAAAGATTCTCATTGTCCGGCGAAATTCAGAGTGATAGGACCTCTTTCGAATCTCCCCGAGTTCGCTACCGAATTCAATTGTCCGAAAGGCTCGCGAATGAATCCGGTTCACAAATGCGAGGTGTGGTAA
- the LOC128880733 gene encoding endothelin-converting enzyme homolog isoform X4 has product MSVKMMMYKQAEFEDEDSSSIGSVALNSEGISTSATHIRYRSGTSLWRARSTLERCLFIICIGLLLMVVLLSIVISSKNGWDEAQILHVTSHGEDGTHCLTKHCVTVAASSINSIDWSVDPCDDFYEYACGGWIKKNPIPDGNSMWGTFDKLKQENELVLKNILEKPLNNMKSKAERKAKYYFMSCMDANDTIETLGAKPMLDLLDSIGGWNISGKFNLSSWSLQNSMQLLQNVYNMDGLFTWAVNEDDRNSTRHIIQIDQGGLTLPTADNYLNVTENSKVLLAYLDYMTKIGVLLGGEKNATRVQMLEVIDFETKLAKIMTPLEERRDEEKLYNPMTLNELQRKAPFMSWVDYFQNATRLVNKKISSDATIVNFAPEYFVKLSKLVLEYNKTDAGKVILNNYLVWQTVRPLTGCLSKPFRDAYKGLRKALIGSEGREEQWRYCVSDTDNAMGFAIGAMFVRDVFHGRSKPMAEQMIDQVRQAFTKNLKNLDWMDAETRQAAEEKANAITDMIGFPNFILDPNQLDDLYRDLYIKQNEYFQNTIRVNKYNLRKNLEKLDQPVNKTTWIMTPPTVNAYYRPTKNQMVLPAGILQSPFYDMENPSSLNFGGIGVVMGHELTHAFDDQGREYDLHGNLNQWWNNATIERFKNRTECFVEQYNSFEIHGRHVNGRQTLGENIADNGGLEAAYHAYLTTPKSYKDQLPLPGLNLTHRQLFFLNFAQVWCSAATSEAIVLQIEKDSHCPAKFRVIGPLSNLPEFATEFNCPKGSRMNPVHKCEVW; this is encoded by the exons ATGTCGGTGAAG ATGATGATGTATAAGCAGGCGGAGTTTGAGGACGAGGACAGCAGCAGCATCGGGTCCGTAGCTCTCAACAGCGAGGGCATCAGCACGTCCGCGACTCATATTAGATATCGTTCG GGGACGTCGCTGTGGAGAGCGAGAAGCACGCTGGAGAGATGCCTGTTTATCATTTGCATCGGCCTATTGCTGATGGTCGTGTTGCTGTCGATAGTTATCAGCAGCAAGAACGGCTGGGACGAGGCGCAGATACTTCACGTGACTTCCCACGGAGAAG ACGGCACGCACTGCCTGACGAAACATTGCGTGACGGTAGCTGCGTCCAGTATAAACAGTATAGATTGGTCCGTCGATCCGTGCGATGATTTCTACGAGTACGCCTGCGGTGGATGGATAAAAAAGAACCCTATACCGGATGGGAACAGCATGTGGGGAACATTCGACAAACTGAAGCAAGAAAACGAGTTGGTGCTCAAGAACATTCTTG agaaaccgCTAAACAATATGAAGTCGAAGGCTGAGAGAAAGGCCAAGTATTACTTCATGTCCTGTATGGACGCGAACGATACCATCGAGACCCTCGGTGCGAAGCCTATGCTCGACTTGTTGGATTCTATTGGTGGCTGGAACATCTCTGGGAAATTCAATCTGAGCTCGTGGTCTTTGCAGAACAGCATGCAACTTCTGCAAAACGTTTACAACATGGACGGTTTATTTACATGGGCGGTGAACGAGGACGATCGAAATAGTACCAGGCACATTATACAA ATCGATCAGGGAGGTCTGACTTTGCCAACCGCTGACAATTACTTGAACGTTACCGAGAACAGCAAAGTGTTGCTTGCCTATCTAGACTACATGACGAAG ATCGGCGTGCTGCTAGGTGGCGAGAAGAACGCGACCAGGGTACAGATGCTCGAGGTGATCGATTTCGAGACGAAGCTGGCCAAGATCATGACGCCTCTGGAGGAACGTAGGGACGAAGAAAAGCTTTACAACCCGATGACGTTGAACGAGCTTCAACGTAAAGCACCTTTC ATGTCTTGGGTGGACTACTTTCAAAACGCGACGCGTTTAGTCAACAAGAAGATCAGCAGCGACGCGACGATCGTCAACTTCGCACCGGAATATTTTGTCAAGTTGTCGAAACTCGTGCTGGAGTACAACAAGACGGACGCTGGAAAAGT AATACTGAATAACTACCTGGTTTGGCAGACCGTGAGGCCCCTGACGGGGTGCTTGTCGAAGCCCTTCCGTGACGCTTACAAGGGCCTCAGGAAAGCCTTGATCGGCTCGGAGGGCCGCGAGGAGCAGTGGCGTTATTGCGTCAGCGATACGGACAACGCGATGGGCTTTGCGATCGGCGCCATGTTCGTACGAGACGTCTTCCACGGGAGGAGCAAACCCATG GCGGAGCAGATGATCGATCAGGTACGGCAAGCTTTCACGAAAAACTTGAAGAATCTCGATTGGATGGACGCGGAGACCAGGCAAGCCGCCGAGGAGAAAGCGAACGCCATCACCGATATGATCGGTTTCCCAAATTTCATACTGGACCCCAATCAGCTGGACGACCTTTACAGAGATTTGTACATTAAGCAGAACGAATACTTTCAGAATACCATACGGGTGAACAAGTATAATTTACGAAAGAACCTGGAGAAGCTCGATCAGCCCGTGAACAAGACCACTTGGATCATGACGCCGCCCACCGTGAACGCTTATTACAGGCCTACCAAAAATCAAATGGTCCTACCCGCTGGTATCCTACAGAGTCCGTTCTATGACATGGAGAACCCTAGTAGCTTAAATTTCGGTGGTATAGGAGTCGTCATGGGCCACGAGCTGACTCACGCGTTCGACGATCAAG GAAGGGAATACGATTTACACGGGAACTTGAATCAGTGGTGGAACAACGCGACGATAGAAAGGTTCAAAAATAGAACGGAATGTTTCGTAGAACAGTACAACAGCTTCGAGATACACGGTCGGCACGTGAACGGACGGCAGACTTTGG GAGAAAATATTGCCGACAACGGAGGCCTCGAAGCAGCGTACCACGCGTACCTCACGACGCCTAAAAGCTACAAGGATCAGCTACCATTACCTGGTCTCAATCTAACGCATCGTCAGCTGTTCTTTCTGAATTTTGCTCAG GTCTGGTGTTCAGCTGCAACGTCCGAGGCGATTGTTCTCCAAATCGAGAAAGATTCTCATTGTCCGGCGAAATTCAGAGTGATAGGACCTCTTTCGAATCTCCCCGAGTTCGCTACCGAATTCAATTGTCCGAAAGGCTCGCGAATGAATCCGGTTCACAAATGCGAGGTGTGGTAA
- the LOC128880733 gene encoding endothelin-converting enzyme homolog isoform X1, with product MSERPWYSLRRDGDSRMMMYKQAEFEDEDSSSIGSVALNSEGISTSATHIRYRSVRFKGTSLWRARSTLERCLFIICIGLLLMVVLLSIVISSKNGWDEAQILHVTSHGEDGTHCLTKHCVTVAASSINSIDWSVDPCDDFYEYACGGWIKKNPIPDGNSMWGTFDKLKQENELVLKNILEKPLNNMKSKAERKAKYYFMSCMDANDTIETLGAKPMLDLLDSIGGWNISGKFNLSSWSLQNSMQLLQNVYNMDGLFTWAVNEDDRNSTRHIIQIDQGGLTLPTADNYLNVTENSKVLLAYLDYMTKIGVLLGGEKNATRVQMLEVIDFETKLAKIMTPLEERRDEEKLYNPMTLNELQRKAPFMSWVDYFQNATRLVNKKISSDATIVNFAPEYFVKLSKLVLEYNKTDAGKVILNNYLVWQTVRPLTGCLSKPFRDAYKGLRKALIGSEGREEQWRYCVSDTDNAMGFAIGAMFVRDVFHGRSKPMAEQMIDQVRQAFTKNLKNLDWMDAETRQAAEEKANAITDMIGFPNFILDPNQLDDLYRDLYIKQNEYFQNTIRVNKYNLRKNLEKLDQPVNKTTWIMTPPTVNAYYRPTKNQMVLPAGILQSPFYDMENPSSLNFGGIGVVMGHELTHAFDDQGREYDLHGNLNQWWNNATIERFKNRTECFVEQYNSFEIHGRHVNGRQTLGENIADNGGLEAAYHAYLTTPKSYKDQLPLPGLNLTHRQLFFLNFAQVWCSAATSEAIVLQIEKDSHCPAKFRVIGPLSNLPEFATEFNCPKGSRMNPVHKCEVW from the exons ATGAGCGAGCGACCCTGGTATTCGCTACGGCGTGACGGCGACTCGAGG ATGATGATGTATAAGCAGGCGGAGTTTGAGGACGAGGACAGCAGCAGCATCGGGTCCGTAGCTCTCAACAGCGAGGGCATCAGCACGTCCGCGACTCATATTAGATATCGTTCGGTACGTTTCAAG GGGACGTCGCTGTGGAGAGCGAGAAGCACGCTGGAGAGATGCCTGTTTATCATTTGCATCGGCCTATTGCTGATGGTCGTGTTGCTGTCGATAGTTATCAGCAGCAAGAACGGCTGGGACGAGGCGCAGATACTTCACGTGACTTCCCACGGAGAAG ACGGCACGCACTGCCTGACGAAACATTGCGTGACGGTAGCTGCGTCCAGTATAAACAGTATAGATTGGTCCGTCGATCCGTGCGATGATTTCTACGAGTACGCCTGCGGTGGATGGATAAAAAAGAACCCTATACCGGATGGGAACAGCATGTGGGGAACATTCGACAAACTGAAGCAAGAAAACGAGTTGGTGCTCAAGAACATTCTTG agaaaccgCTAAACAATATGAAGTCGAAGGCTGAGAGAAAGGCCAAGTATTACTTCATGTCCTGTATGGACGCGAACGATACCATCGAGACCCTCGGTGCGAAGCCTATGCTCGACTTGTTGGATTCTATTGGTGGCTGGAACATCTCTGGGAAATTCAATCTGAGCTCGTGGTCTTTGCAGAACAGCATGCAACTTCTGCAAAACGTTTACAACATGGACGGTTTATTTACATGGGCGGTGAACGAGGACGATCGAAATAGTACCAGGCACATTATACAA ATCGATCAGGGAGGTCTGACTTTGCCAACCGCTGACAATTACTTGAACGTTACCGAGAACAGCAAAGTGTTGCTTGCCTATCTAGACTACATGACGAAG ATCGGCGTGCTGCTAGGTGGCGAGAAGAACGCGACCAGGGTACAGATGCTCGAGGTGATCGATTTCGAGACGAAGCTGGCCAAGATCATGACGCCTCTGGAGGAACGTAGGGACGAAGAAAAGCTTTACAACCCGATGACGTTGAACGAGCTTCAACGTAAAGCACCTTTC ATGTCTTGGGTGGACTACTTTCAAAACGCGACGCGTTTAGTCAACAAGAAGATCAGCAGCGACGCGACGATCGTCAACTTCGCACCGGAATATTTTGTCAAGTTGTCGAAACTCGTGCTGGAGTACAACAAGACGGACGCTGGAAAAGT AATACTGAATAACTACCTGGTTTGGCAGACCGTGAGGCCCCTGACGGGGTGCTTGTCGAAGCCCTTCCGTGACGCTTACAAGGGCCTCAGGAAAGCCTTGATCGGCTCGGAGGGCCGCGAGGAGCAGTGGCGTTATTGCGTCAGCGATACGGACAACGCGATGGGCTTTGCGATCGGCGCCATGTTCGTACGAGACGTCTTCCACGGGAGGAGCAAACCCATG GCGGAGCAGATGATCGATCAGGTACGGCAAGCTTTCACGAAAAACTTGAAGAATCTCGATTGGATGGACGCGGAGACCAGGCAAGCCGCCGAGGAGAAAGCGAACGCCATCACCGATATGATCGGTTTCCCAAATTTCATACTGGACCCCAATCAGCTGGACGACCTTTACAGAGATTTGTACATTAAGCAGAACGAATACTTTCAGAATACCATACGGGTGAACAAGTATAATTTACGAAAGAACCTGGAGAAGCTCGATCAGCCCGTGAACAAGACCACTTGGATCATGACGCCGCCCACCGTGAACGCTTATTACAGGCCTACCAAAAATCAAATGGTCCTACCCGCTGGTATCCTACAGAGTCCGTTCTATGACATGGAGAACCCTAGTAGCTTAAATTTCGGTGGTATAGGAGTCGTCATGGGCCACGAGCTGACTCACGCGTTCGACGATCAAG GAAGGGAATACGATTTACACGGGAACTTGAATCAGTGGTGGAACAACGCGACGATAGAAAGGTTCAAAAATAGAACGGAATGTTTCGTAGAACAGTACAACAGCTTCGAGATACACGGTCGGCACGTGAACGGACGGCAGACTTTGG GAGAAAATATTGCCGACAACGGAGGCCTCGAAGCAGCGTACCACGCGTACCTCACGACGCCTAAAAGCTACAAGGATCAGCTACCATTACCTGGTCTCAATCTAACGCATCGTCAGCTGTTCTTTCTGAATTTTGCTCAG GTCTGGTGTTCAGCTGCAACGTCCGAGGCGATTGTTCTCCAAATCGAGAAAGATTCTCATTGTCCGGCGAAATTCAGAGTGATAGGACCTCTTTCGAATCTCCCCGAGTTCGCTACCGAATTCAATTGTCCGAAAGGCTCGCGAATGAATCCGGTTCACAAATGCGAGGTGTGGTAA
- the LOC128880733 gene encoding endothelin-converting enzyme homolog isoform X2, whose product MSERPWYSLRRDGDSRMMMYKQAEFEDEDSSSIGSVALNSEGISTSATHIRYRSGTSLWRARSTLERCLFIICIGLLLMVVLLSIVISSKNGWDEAQILHVTSHGEDGTHCLTKHCVTVAASSINSIDWSVDPCDDFYEYACGGWIKKNPIPDGNSMWGTFDKLKQENELVLKNILEKPLNNMKSKAERKAKYYFMSCMDANDTIETLGAKPMLDLLDSIGGWNISGKFNLSSWSLQNSMQLLQNVYNMDGLFTWAVNEDDRNSTRHIIQIDQGGLTLPTADNYLNVTENSKVLLAYLDYMTKIGVLLGGEKNATRVQMLEVIDFETKLAKIMTPLEERRDEEKLYNPMTLNELQRKAPFMSWVDYFQNATRLVNKKISSDATIVNFAPEYFVKLSKLVLEYNKTDAGKVILNNYLVWQTVRPLTGCLSKPFRDAYKGLRKALIGSEGREEQWRYCVSDTDNAMGFAIGAMFVRDVFHGRSKPMAEQMIDQVRQAFTKNLKNLDWMDAETRQAAEEKANAITDMIGFPNFILDPNQLDDLYRDLYIKQNEYFQNTIRVNKYNLRKNLEKLDQPVNKTTWIMTPPTVNAYYRPTKNQMVLPAGILQSPFYDMENPSSLNFGGIGVVMGHELTHAFDDQGREYDLHGNLNQWWNNATIERFKNRTECFVEQYNSFEIHGRHVNGRQTLGENIADNGGLEAAYHAYLTTPKSYKDQLPLPGLNLTHRQLFFLNFAQVWCSAATSEAIVLQIEKDSHCPAKFRVIGPLSNLPEFATEFNCPKGSRMNPVHKCEVW is encoded by the exons ATGAGCGAGCGACCCTGGTATTCGCTACGGCGTGACGGCGACTCGAGG ATGATGATGTATAAGCAGGCGGAGTTTGAGGACGAGGACAGCAGCAGCATCGGGTCCGTAGCTCTCAACAGCGAGGGCATCAGCACGTCCGCGACTCATATTAGATATCGTTCG GGGACGTCGCTGTGGAGAGCGAGAAGCACGCTGGAGAGATGCCTGTTTATCATTTGCATCGGCCTATTGCTGATGGTCGTGTTGCTGTCGATAGTTATCAGCAGCAAGAACGGCTGGGACGAGGCGCAGATACTTCACGTGACTTCCCACGGAGAAG ACGGCACGCACTGCCTGACGAAACATTGCGTGACGGTAGCTGCGTCCAGTATAAACAGTATAGATTGGTCCGTCGATCCGTGCGATGATTTCTACGAGTACGCCTGCGGTGGATGGATAAAAAAGAACCCTATACCGGATGGGAACAGCATGTGGGGAACATTCGACAAACTGAAGCAAGAAAACGAGTTGGTGCTCAAGAACATTCTTG agaaaccgCTAAACAATATGAAGTCGAAGGCTGAGAGAAAGGCCAAGTATTACTTCATGTCCTGTATGGACGCGAACGATACCATCGAGACCCTCGGTGCGAAGCCTATGCTCGACTTGTTGGATTCTATTGGTGGCTGGAACATCTCTGGGAAATTCAATCTGAGCTCGTGGTCTTTGCAGAACAGCATGCAACTTCTGCAAAACGTTTACAACATGGACGGTTTATTTACATGGGCGGTGAACGAGGACGATCGAAATAGTACCAGGCACATTATACAA ATCGATCAGGGAGGTCTGACTTTGCCAACCGCTGACAATTACTTGAACGTTACCGAGAACAGCAAAGTGTTGCTTGCCTATCTAGACTACATGACGAAG ATCGGCGTGCTGCTAGGTGGCGAGAAGAACGCGACCAGGGTACAGATGCTCGAGGTGATCGATTTCGAGACGAAGCTGGCCAAGATCATGACGCCTCTGGAGGAACGTAGGGACGAAGAAAAGCTTTACAACCCGATGACGTTGAACGAGCTTCAACGTAAAGCACCTTTC ATGTCTTGGGTGGACTACTTTCAAAACGCGACGCGTTTAGTCAACAAGAAGATCAGCAGCGACGCGACGATCGTCAACTTCGCACCGGAATATTTTGTCAAGTTGTCGAAACTCGTGCTGGAGTACAACAAGACGGACGCTGGAAAAGT AATACTGAATAACTACCTGGTTTGGCAGACCGTGAGGCCCCTGACGGGGTGCTTGTCGAAGCCCTTCCGTGACGCTTACAAGGGCCTCAGGAAAGCCTTGATCGGCTCGGAGGGCCGCGAGGAGCAGTGGCGTTATTGCGTCAGCGATACGGACAACGCGATGGGCTTTGCGATCGGCGCCATGTTCGTACGAGACGTCTTCCACGGGAGGAGCAAACCCATG GCGGAGCAGATGATCGATCAGGTACGGCAAGCTTTCACGAAAAACTTGAAGAATCTCGATTGGATGGACGCGGAGACCAGGCAAGCCGCCGAGGAGAAAGCGAACGCCATCACCGATATGATCGGTTTCCCAAATTTCATACTGGACCCCAATCAGCTGGACGACCTTTACAGAGATTTGTACATTAAGCAGAACGAATACTTTCAGAATACCATACGGGTGAACAAGTATAATTTACGAAAGAACCTGGAGAAGCTCGATCAGCCCGTGAACAAGACCACTTGGATCATGACGCCGCCCACCGTGAACGCTTATTACAGGCCTACCAAAAATCAAATGGTCCTACCCGCTGGTATCCTACAGAGTCCGTTCTATGACATGGAGAACCCTAGTAGCTTAAATTTCGGTGGTATAGGAGTCGTCATGGGCCACGAGCTGACTCACGCGTTCGACGATCAAG GAAGGGAATACGATTTACACGGGAACTTGAATCAGTGGTGGAACAACGCGACGATAGAAAGGTTCAAAAATAGAACGGAATGTTTCGTAGAACAGTACAACAGCTTCGAGATACACGGTCGGCACGTGAACGGACGGCAGACTTTGG GAGAAAATATTGCCGACAACGGAGGCCTCGAAGCAGCGTACCACGCGTACCTCACGACGCCTAAAAGCTACAAGGATCAGCTACCATTACCTGGTCTCAATCTAACGCATCGTCAGCTGTTCTTTCTGAATTTTGCTCAG GTCTGGTGTTCAGCTGCAACGTCCGAGGCGATTGTTCTCCAAATCGAGAAAGATTCTCATTGTCCGGCGAAATTCAGAGTGATAGGACCTCTTTCGAATCTCCCCGAGTTCGCTACCGAATTCAATTGTCCGAAAGGCTCGCGAATGAATCCGGTTCACAAATGCGAGGTGTGGTAA